The Arachis duranensis cultivar V14167 chromosome 9, aradu.V14167.gnm2.J7QH, whole genome shotgun sequence genomic sequence TCTTGGGCGGTGGATTGCTGCAGAGGTTCTCGGACCTCACcatcttcataatcatcatcttCAGCGTACTGTTCAGTATCAACAGGAACATTCACAGCACGATTGTCATCAGAATCATAATCAGAACCGTAAGGATCATCCTCCATCATATCGGTTGATAAGGTTATCTTTTCTTCATCACTTACACAACTATCACCCCTGTCTCGTGGATGGGGTGTAGGCTCATTCATGAGTTTCACTCTGCAACCATCACGATTATCAGCATTTTCTTCTTTGGTTATTAATGAATCCTTCGTGCTAGCATCAGAGAGTTCTGTACCATTATCAACTATAGGTTTCATATCTGTTTCTGAAGGAACCTGCACGGCAAAAGCACCAGGAGATACTTCCTGAACATTAACTTCAGTGGTAGAAGTACAATTTTCTTGGTGGCTAACTACATTTTCGGGGGTAGTCAACTGCGCTGAACAAGATTTCAAGTCTGCTGAGCAGACAGGTTTCATTGGGGGACAAACTGTCTCTGCAGGAACTTTTGCTGCCTCGGAAGTGACTGGCACTGGCACTGCCAGAGCTGAAGAACAAATATCTGACCCTTGTGACAACTCATTATCCAATCGATCTGTTTTACCCTCTGATGCCTTTGGTCTTTCATCATTACCATCATGACTGGGTTCAGGTTTAACAAGCTTCGGATCAACTAACATTGTATTGCCAACAGGCACAGACTTAGAAGACTCAACAATGGAATGCTGAACAATTTCTTGTTTAACGGAAACACTATCTAATGAACTGGCATTAGCTTCCTTTAAATTCCTTTTCAAGTTCTCATCAAATGGTTCTGATTTTACCGACCTAAAACTAGAAGCATTCACATCACCAGAAGCTATCAAACTTGACGAGCTCACAGTTGGAGTAGCATTGCTTGGATTTAATGTAACAGATACTCTAGAGAGCTCAGCAAATTTCGAAGGATAAGTTGTAAGACAGAGATCCCGTGGGAGGACCAATTTATGCTGTCCATACGGACCAGAAGAAATAATGAAAGACTTCCTTTGACTCTCTTCAAGTGTTTGCTTTACAGACTCAACACCTGTTGGTAGCACCATTCCAGTTGAGCACATGTATTGTTTTTCATCAAGGGCACCACCAGAAGCTTTCATCCCATCAACAGAAGGTTTAACTGAACTTGCATCAGTCCCAGATTCTTCCCATGCATCCATTGTAGTATTCAGATCCCAGTTTGCCCTGTTGGAATGAACACGAGGTGTGTCACTGTTAATTTTAGCATCACTACTTGAATTTTGAGTAGTGTGTTCTTCCTTGCTTAGAGACAACTCCAATGAGACGGGTTCCACTTTCTCAATTTTACTGCTGTTGTGAATTTCAGAACTTCCAACGGCTGGAAACTCATGATCCTTTAACCTTAAAGATAAATGAGTACTATCCGGAACTATAGCATACTCTTGTTTACATATGTCTTGGACACTCTGTTTGCTCATATCTGCTCCAATGTTAAGTGCTAGACTTTGCTTTGCAGCCAACAAGAGTTCAGGATTTCCCTTAATCATCTGGGATCCCAATTTCTTATCAGAACCTTCATTAAGTTTCACCTTCTCTAGGCTATCCATGACATCCAAAGTACTTGATTGAGTTGCAATAGTCGGTTCCTCAAGTTTGGGCCTAAGGAGGCCAGAATCGGTTTGCACCTTCTTAGCATGAGTGAGATCAGTACTTGCTTTCTTGTCTTCAAAGACAATTCCATTAATATCAGATAATCCAGATGTACTGGTAGAAAGAGTTGAACCCTGTGATGTGCTTGAATGTTCCTTTCGCAAGATATCACTTTCTTCTGGAAACGAACCCTCTTCCAGAGGAGCTGACGAAGCTTGAACAGAAGGAAACCTCCTTTTCTTGATTGGTGCCCCTGCAGCGGTAGCGTTCGATAGAGTAGATCCTTGGGAATTGCTCGAGTTTTCTTTTCGTTGCAAATCAGTTTCTTCAGTAAGAGAACATGGTTCTTCAGTCAGTGGCGATGAAGGCCGATTCAAAGGGAACCACCTCCTTTTCTTGATCGGTACACCTGCAGTTAAACCACTAAATTGCCCAGCAATGGATTTTACCCCAGTCTGTCAATAGAAGATCAAGTAATCAATATCCAAAATAGTACAAATTGGCAATGGTTCTCTAATCGTAGTTAGCTGTTAAATCAGAAAGGAAATAAACACCTCTTCATGTCCTGAAACAGGCATGATTCCAAAGTTTGCTTAAAAATCTCACAAGTCAAAAACCCTTCTTTCACTTCAGTTATTAATATTCAACAGAAAATCCTCAATGATATTATTGAAGTTGGCTAAAAAATATCCTGCACTGAATTAAGCATTCGTAGGCACATCTCTATCTTCCATAAAGCTTGTTCGCAAACATCCAAGTATACTTAGTTCTATCCTTAGCCTCACTTCAACATCACACAAGATGTGGGAACCTGAAACACACAACATAAGTCTCCCGTGTCAGAAACTAATTATCAAAGCCAAAAACACATAAATTTAACACCATAACTCCCTGGAATTTAATTCTATCAGATCCAAACCTAATTCGCCACATAATCAGAAAAAGCTTCCAGATCAGTCCCTATTATCACTTCAAGAATATTCCACCCGCAAGAAGAGTAAGCAGAACACCAAAATGAGTAAAATATTAACCTAATAACCACCACCAAACCCGGCACAGAGTGGTCAACAAGACCAAAATTCACCAAATAAAGTCAACAATAGGGTTGGTAAACGATCTATCCCGCGGCATCAATAGTGCTCACCAAATCAACCAGAAAACTCCCAAAACATCATCAAACAATAAGGAACAAAACAAAGTCCGAAAAACTGATTTCACAATCGGTGTCGTATTCCAAGAACATAAATCACCCTAAGCATATAAGGGATGATCAGATCTAATCCAATAATCAAATAGGGGCAAAACACAATAAACGCCAAAAGCAAAGAGTAGTGTGAGGCTCGTGAAATTAGATACCCACAACCGCAGGCTACGgagaaaccaaaccaattagaGGAGAAAAAACAGATCTTGACCCAGAATTTCAATAGAGCGCGATGAAAAATCCGAAGACgaagaagacgaagacgaaaaacaagaaaaagagggGGAAATACCtgataagaaagaaaaacaaggtTGTTTTGTGAAATGGTAAATGAGAAAAGGAGGAGTGGGTTTTGGGGAATTTGGTTTCGGTCAAGTTCGCTCTGCAACTTCCtagaaacgaaagtgggaacaAACGAAAGAGCTGAGAAAGAGGAAAAAAGGAATCTGagtctctctttctttctctttctctctctatcttctctctaATGAGTCGTAGagagagaaaactagggtttGCTTTTTTGTGCTGATTTTATTGACTTTTTGATAACGGAAGCTTATCTTCGCTACTATATATTCTATTTCACCGACGTGACGGGCCAACTAATCTGCCGCCACGTGTCCTTTTCTTTGGCGTGGCATCTGATCCACCATTAATTCCTTTTCTTTGAACCACAGCCGTTGGATCAAAAGGGACGACTTTCCTTCCGGTTCTTTCCCCCATTCACACTGGACTTCGTCGTATTTCTCATATTTGCtttcattttatattatatattgcaaaaaaatcaattattctacaagtatttaatctttaattttaataacagaTCTTTGGTGTTAGTAAAGCGTTTTTGGTTTCCTTGTCATATTATCACTTTCgcatttggaaaaaaaaaaaagatattaatttCTCTTTTGAATGTGGACCAAGTAAAATAGTATCCTACTATGTACTGTCTATGGTGACAATGACTTATATATTTGCAAAATTATTAAACTGAACGCGCCTTCATTCGGCTAACTTTTTAGAAATGGGTAAAGATGGTGTGTTACTGCTAATATGGCTAGATGTGAGTCTGAGTTGAGTTGAGTGAAGCTAAGTTTAAATTCCATTCATACAAACTAAATTCGTTTTATTAATAATTGagtttatttgtaaaatttaaattcagttCACCTAAAATTTACGAACCAGTTTAAATTCAAGAATtgacttaaataatataaatataattataattttatataaacaaaaatttatatttctattaattataatttatgtcatctattataattatatataagaatatatgtatattaaatacaaaatatatattaatataattgttACGTGGGTAATCTGAGTTTGGTAGATTGAGCTTAGAAGATAGGCCCAAAGGTTAAGTGGTGGTGATCTCCGACTAAGTTTGTATCTATGAGCCGCCGTCCGATTTGTGTGTATAAATGAATGGGGTGATACCTATAAAAACACTCTGATGTCTAAGTCAGCAAAGGGTTTAGCAAATTTAGAGAGTATTAGAATTTAGAGATATCTGAGGGGTGttagtatatttataatggtgaaccaataactactattggagtagttccacctttttaAGGGGGATAACCGTCCTTTTATCTTAGGGAAGTTGAGATATGATTCCTGAGATGAGAGATTTTAAGGAcagttacttatttaaataagtgttaTCTATCAACTATCATTCGAACCCGATTTCTTTGAGGTGGAGTCTGTATTGAATCTGACATCTTCTGTGGAAGTCGATTGGTAGCGAAGGCCAATATTTAGATTGgactttttatgtttatttggaTCTGGGCTCTAGTATTGAGATAGGGTATGaacaattatattattattaaactatatataattgaatcaatttattaattacaaaaaaattacagtttaaatgacataatttttttatactcacCTAAAAGTCATAGCTTCGaatcttatttctaatttaaaaaaaaatttctatattACTTTTTTCGATCTTTTATGTTGAATGGCATCAAGAGTTTGACCAACTAAACtagctattatatatttaaaattagaatatcAAAAATCAGATTGAATAATTCTATAAACCTCAAAGCcattatgaaaatttatttctGCAACTAAAGAGATATAAAACTTCATGAATATAGATAAGAATTTATTCTTCGTTTGTATAAAAGTGTTTTTTTACCAAACACTTACTCTATATTTTTAGATGAAtaaaaacaactaatttttaatgcaatacttaaaagaaatatctaaatgcataatataattgaataatcatataatttttatatataatatcaatatattaaaatttaataacaaatattaaaaaattagtatcttttataaatattttttttgttaatatcttatttttataatatactaTTAGGAATTAAGATTTActtagtatttatattttaatatttagtatttagtatataaaatattgatcaaatattaaaataataataaattttattgattatataagatttctcttattaaaatttatattctttCTATGGGCAAGCTAAGGAATAAATAAGTCAATAAATTATAGTTtaaatgttataattttttttatactcaCCTAAAAAATTATAGATTTAAAATTCTCTATCttcgataaaaaaaaaaaaactaagcaATAAATAATATGTGGTTCGTACTCTAATTAGTGTGTTCAAGACAATAACTATAGTTCTTTGGTGCTTTACTTGAAACTTGAAAAGAAATGACAAGCACAAACTCTTAAAGTAAAATAATCACACAATCAAAACATCGCTTGATTGCAATAACGCCACGTTAAGAATTAAGAACATTATCAAGCTTCCACTTGAAGCAATCAATGCAAGAGATGCTTCCAGCTGGACCATATATGAATGTCAAATAAAAATTGGCAataaatgtataaaaaattgCTGCCAAAATAAATGATCCCTCAATAATATTAGTTTTGGCACAACAAATTATACACTAATAATAACTATAATTAATATAGCAATTAAAATTTTGTCTCCCAATCTGCTTATTTTAATTGCagtataaaataagaaaatatataagtaaTTTTGCTCTACTgtcattataatataaaatgaattattattctataaatattatttttttcttcatttttattggatatttatattatttttttccatacagttaaaataaatagacaacAGTAAATCTaaacaatataaatataatctatttttttatcccactaaaaataaaaaaatacccaaATCAAGTAACAAACAAACTCTTTTAATTtacttataaaattttgaaatcaacaGCAGatgattaaaatttgaaattttaaattgccggttttcaaaatttaaaatctgttaataattatttaattaattaaaaatttaaattttaattgtgtCATCGATTTCTTTTTCATTAGTCAGTCTTATTGTCGCCGAACTTTTTCTCCATCAAGTCGTCGgtttagaatgaaaataaccATCTATCCACATAcctaataaaatgaacatctagCAAATTTAACTGTATATACATAAATTCAATCTAAATTAAATGAACAttcattttaaaatgaaaataactaTTAGTATACATAATAggggaagaggaggaagaggatgaGGAAAATTATGGCAATGGAGCGAGGACGGCGAGGAGACAGCAATGCCGCCCAAGGATCACGACACAGTAGTAGCGGCGCCACATATACAACCCCAAACATGTTAATGAAGAAAGTGTTTGGTGAAGCAACGACGGTGATGAGTAGGGCTGATGGTCCAAGGAAAAACAATGACAAGAGTTCGGAGACGACGATGGTGTCCGAGGAGAGAGAATTCGACACCGGTAAGGGGGTTGGTGGGATGAACAACGACGGCACTGAAAGGGGTTTGGGGAGAAGCTGGTGCGACAGAAAGAGAAAACGGTGGTGTTCTTCTACGTCTCACCAGCTGTCTTTGGCGACGATGGTGAGTAATAGTGGTGGACGTGAGAGGAACTGACGCGGACGTTGGAAGCATGATTATGGTACAATTAGGAATAACCGTGCGGAATGTGAATGTGTTTAGGTCCTAATCagctaatcctaatttttcaactttcaaaatctattaataattatttaattaattagagatctgaattttaattttagttttactttctttttttaaactattattcacattgtttactatatgtattatttatctatattttttcttaaattatttatcattgGGTAATTAATCTTTCATCAAAAATACTTTAATAGATGAAATAacttattaaaaattctaaaatttatagATTCAAAATATCGATACTTGAAATTTCTTTCACTCAATCACTTCTCCCGTTATATCAtggtttgtttttttataaagtATTTATTTGTTCGATTGTAACTTGGTTTAAGGACGAGGCCTATGACTGTGACCAGACTTTTTTCCTAACTAGTATTTAGCGGCTTATAGAGTTCAAATAAGCTatattactttattttaatGAGATTTAGAAGTGCCTCaagataaattttgttaaaaataaactaTGATAAAAATGTCTTTAAGATTGTGTTTGTTTTTTATAATTGGGATTGTAACCGAAAATGAGACCGAGTATTATATTTAGTGATtagagattaaaattaaaattttcatctttagatataaaattttagtaattttaatacCCTTAAAAAATGAAGACACAAAATAatactcaattttttaatttcaatctcTCTTTTAAATACAgtctaaacataaaaaaattaaatttaaatttaatattagagATAGCTTTAAAAGTTGGCTCTGAGACGGCTCCAAAAAGGTTCTAGGTATAAGCATTAAAAATGAAGCTTTTGACAATTTGGTGTGACTAATTCTAATTAGAAATCTAATTTTCAATAACTTGAATGTGAGATAGATTCAGTTGATGCATTATGTTTAGTACGATATCGGCGCGCTTCTTCGACCATGCAAAAATTGATATCATTAAAAGATTATGAAGTTGAGGCAATTATCTACCTGAATTGTTACACAAACAATTATTTTAAGAGagactaataataaaaaaggactAATTGACCCAATTATCATTAAAAGACTAATTGACTAATTGGCTTGTTTCTTCAGTCTAgtgttttgtttctttctttcctttttccatTTACTTCATGagcatccaaaaaaaaaaagtgtaagaAATGCAAAATCCATAATTAGTTtaaacaaatgaaaaaaaataaagaggtgAATTTTAAGAACATTATATATAAACCCTACATGCcatcaaataatcaaataaatatttaaatggtATAGATTAAGACTTAAATCGTTACATTTTTTTGGTATGATCAAGAGCTAAGGCtggttaaattaaattaatggaATGCTAACAAGTTTGGTAGGCTAATAAATAGTACTAAGGTCTGAATACGGACCTCTTGAGTTTGTCACTGTAGTGTATAGCATGGTTCTAAAAACCGGATCGGATCGATCGATTAAATCAGATTAATTAAAAACCGATTACTTGACCGGTCTAGTTGATATCCAAAATTGTTATacaaaaaattggtaaaaaattAGTCGAACCGGTGATTAACTAGTGAACCGATTAAATTGGCCGGATTTTTAaaggttttaattttttattgttgcttAAAACAGCGTTGTTTTTTacgcagaaaaaaaaaaacaaaaaacagaaaaccTACGGACAGTAAAGAAGGCTCCCTCTCCCTTCACTTTCA encodes the following:
- the LOC107467645 gene encoding uncharacterized protein LOC107467645, with the translated sequence MPVSGHEETGVKSIAGQFSGLTAGVPIKKRRWFPLNRPSSPLTEEPCSLTEETDLQRKENSSNSQGSTLSNATAAGAPIKKRRFPSVQASSAPLEEGSFPEESDILRKEHSSTSQGSTLSTSTSGLSDINGIVFEDKKASTDLTHAKKVQTDSGLLRPKLEEPTIATQSSTLDVMDSLEKVKLNEGSDKKLGSQMIKGNPELLLAAKQSLALNIGADMSKQSVQDICKQEYAIVPDSTHLSLRLKDHEFPAVGSSEIHNSSKIEKVEPVSLELSLSKEEHTTQNSSSDAKINSDTPRVHSNRANWDLNTTMDAWEESGTDASSVKPSVDGMKASGGALDEKQYMCSTGMVLPTGVESVKQTLEESQRKSFIISSGPYGQHKLVLPRDLCLTTYPSKFAELSRVSVTLNPSNATPTVSSSSLIASGDVNASSFRSVKSEPFDENLKRNLKEANASSLDSVSVKQEIVQHSIVESSKSVPVGNTMLVDPKLVKPEPSHDGNDERPKASEGKTDRLDNELSQGSDICSSALAVPVPVTSEAAKVPAETVCPPMKPVCSADLKSCSAQLTTPENVVSHQENCTSTTEVNVQEVSPGAFAVQVPSETDMKPIVDNGTELSDASTKDSLITKEENADNRDGCRVKLMNEPTPHPRDRGDSCVSDEEKITLSTDMMEDDPYGSDYDSDDNRAVNVPVDTEQYAEDDDYEDGEVREPLQQSTAQDTVCEVREVEHPDSNNFGNRQMEEGGVIGDCPTLSHAVEDDKTAVTHGEVKVGEDGVDIEMLERSAKVVDKIVCMQESVDNEKPNIASDGKQLVNLLQTKPLDLSDRQNASKTVEMELCSFQGTANNGEEAVQCANEVVKTADTVRQIDLDLPKMEVFANADDASKDVNNGGNQGRIIDLSRAASSSSPSKTRSISGRSLPSRGGRDVLSDTLDGDKLPRVRDDVYIDAPRKFSRERHQDISPRNSRMNFVRGRGRVNNRMDTLRGDWESDREFSGEFYNGPGQFRGPRKYASAIADSDMEFNNVAPDGSYVGHGRMGRKPLNDGSYIPPRRRSPGGRDGIQMGHRIPRNVSPSRCIGGDGSEMVGMRHSEKFMRNFPDDTIDSMFTRPQPFDGLDGRFTRGNRNFSSMQRRGLPRMRSKSPIRSRSRSPGPWSSPRRRSPRRRSPDGFGGHPELGHRRSPLYRVDRMRSPERPVFGERVVRRHGSPSYMSRPSNDIRDIDSARDHGHPRSVMSNRSPSGRILVRNRRFDVVDPRDRADNDDDFFGGPMHSGRILELNNEGNGEERRRFGERRGPVRSFRPPYNGNVNENFHLNAEEGPRHYRFCSEGMVVDRFGVMIVLTTYHE